In Planctomycetota bacterium, one genomic interval encodes:
- the clpX gene encoding ATP-dependent Clp protease ATP-binding subunit ClpX: MKKSKKQGSDKTVRPPIDEKCSFCGQTYHPSNLIQGQSGTTICSGCVAVCAQMNGKSAKIGRREPFQKEELFKKLLSPAEIKKKLDEYVVGQDRTKKIVSVAVNHHYKRILNPVHKDVELEKSNILLIGPTGCGKTLIAQTLAKILDVPFAIGDATTLTEAGYVGEDVENLLLRLIRAADFDLTRAERGIIYIDEIDKIARTHNNPSITRDVSGEGVQQGLLKMLEGTLSNVPPQGGRKHPEQEYIQIDTKHILFIAGGTFDGIENSVSRRIGRKQIGFNAETKNLDELGLGEILAHIEPEDLMEFGMIPEFIGRFPVNCIVKPLDLEAMIRVLTEPRNALLRQYQTFFQMENSRLEFTRPALEEISKKALAKKTGARALRAIIEQLLLDTMFELPDCAKQGNYVITPEMVKGTEPIKALEDKVSTAHKKAS; the protein is encoded by the coding sequence ATGAAGAAGTCCAAAAAACAGGGCAGCGACAAGACAGTCCGGCCTCCGATAGACGAGAAATGTTCTTTCTGCGGGCAGACATACCATCCGTCCAATCTGATCCAGGGCCAGTCCGGAACCACTATTTGTTCCGGCTGCGTGGCGGTCTGCGCCCAGATGAACGGCAAGTCCGCCAAGATCGGGCGCCGTGAGCCGTTCCAAAAGGAAGAACTTTTTAAGAAACTGCTCAGCCCGGCGGAAATCAAGAAGAAACTGGATGAGTACGTGGTCGGCCAGGACCGGACCAAAAAGATCGTGTCGGTGGCGGTCAACCACCATTACAAGCGGATTCTTAATCCGGTCCATAAGGACGTGGAACTGGAGAAGAGCAATATCCTGCTGATCGGTCCGACCGGCTGCGGCAAGACGCTGATTGCCCAGACCCTGGCCAAGATTCTTGATGTGCCCTTTGCCATCGGCGATGCCACCACATTAACCGAGGCCGGTTACGTGGGCGAGGACGTGGAGAATCTCCTGTTGCGCCTGATCCGGGCCGCGGATTTTGACCTGACCCGGGCCGAACGGGGCATTATCTACATCGACGAGATAGACAAAATCGCCCGGACCCACAATAATCCCTCCATCACCCGCGATGTCTCCGGCGAAGGCGTCCAGCAGGGACTGCTTAAGATGCTGGAAGGCACGCTTTCCAACGTTCCGCCGCAAGGGGGTCGCAAACATCCGGAACAGGAATACATCCAGATTGACACCAAGCATATCCTGTTTATCGCCGGCGGCACTTTTGACGGCATAGAAAATTCCGTTTCCCGGCGCATCGGCCGCAAGCAAATCGGTTTTAACGCCGAAACCAAAAACCTGGACGAACTCGGCTTGGGTGAAATCCTGGCCCATATCGAGCCCGAAGACCTGATGGAGTTCGGAATGATTCCGGAATTCATCGGGCGCTTCCCGGTCAACTGCATCGTCAAGCCGCTGGATTTGGAGGCCATGATAAGGGTCCTGACCGAACCGCGCAACGCGCTGCTCAGGCAATACCAGACATTTTTCCAGATGGAGAATTCCCGTCTGGAATTTACCCGCCCGGCGCTGGAGGAGATATCCAAGAAAGCGCTGGCCAAGAAGACCGGGGCCCGGGCTTTGCGGGCTATTATCGAGCAACTCCTGCTGGATACGATGTTTGAACTGCCGGATTGCGCCAAGCAGGGCAATTACGTGATTACGCCGGAAATGGTCAAAGGGACCGAGCCGATAAAAGCGCTGGAAGATAAGGTTTCCACGGCACATAAAAAGGCGTCGTAG
- a CDS encoding DUF4384 domain-containing protein produces the protein MKIYISLLVLLFMVLLGCSSTNGKTLPIDEKKVWASQEQKPDWTVKEPGVKDGNQFFIGLSDKFETEKEARDNAYSHVLNNVVKYISTDIKTKTERLIASTGLSSKIIDPTVTVRGLEEQLSSAVARRVKPQEWYIEKWERKQGGEKRTYYMIYLLADVPQAEVERVIAEQISYQNEMINAVKAAQEHLVKANSLILDADNQSSGQPVQSIGKYQEAIKQAEQAKVILAVFPELKAMIAEIKMIIAVTNKKTNEIGANPDTVLTNGVLNLVKNADKPVTVAIAKANYQDTDLSSEFGGYLIQKIETIMGQEKALYNVIAQKVFQDELKKAQSPIEDCLAGKFVPLSDTVISRVNGLVFVRYWDKGDKVEIKMELIEVGKGTILGSTSLELPKGMFPKEIAYKPGNDLIAGEGLKAFGSGASSGDLKIKVWADKGEGSVYKKDESVQFHFRSNKDCYIYLYHMDAAGSVKLLFPNSFNKDNRVKANQVYSIPDETMNFDLKITEPLGAEMVKAFASLQPVKDLEIKPDEVGFRDIGKIMDAKTRGIITRSIEAVAKEGFAENTCIITTIR, from the coding sequence ATGAAAATATACATCTCACTTCTTGTGTTATTATTCATGGTTCTTCTGGGTTGTTCCAGCACCAACGGCAAGACATTGCCCATAGACGAGAAGAAGGTCTGGGCATCCCAGGAGCAGAAGCCGGACTGGACCGTTAAGGAACCCGGTGTAAAAGATGGTAACCAGTTTTTTATCGGGCTTTCGGATAAGTTTGAGACCGAAAAAGAAGCCCGCGATAATGCCTACAGCCACGTCCTGAATAACGTGGTTAAATACATATCGACTGATATCAAGACCAAGACCGAACGCCTGATTGCCTCAACCGGCCTGAGCAGTAAGATTATTGATCCGACTGTGACGGTCCGGGGGCTGGAGGAGCAGTTGTCTTCAGCCGTGGCCCGCCGGGTCAAGCCCCAGGAATGGTATATAGAAAAATGGGAACGAAAACAAGGCGGCGAGAAGCGGACATATTATATGATATACCTGCTGGCTGATGTGCCTCAGGCAGAAGTGGAGCGGGTGATTGCCGAGCAGATTAGCTACCAGAATGAGATGATTAATGCCGTAAAGGCAGCCCAGGAACATCTGGTTAAGGCAAATAGTTTGATACTCGATGCGGATAACCAGTCATCCGGCCAGCCGGTCCAGTCGATTGGTAAGTATCAAGAAGCAATTAAACAGGCAGAACAAGCCAAGGTAATACTTGCAGTGTTCCCGGAACTTAAGGCAATGATTGCAGAAATAAAAATGATTATTGCTGTGACTAATAAGAAGACTAACGAGATAGGCGCCAATCCGGACACTGTTTTAACCAATGGCGTTTTAAACTTAGTTAAGAACGCTGATAAGCCTGTTACGGTGGCCATTGCCAAGGCTAATTATCAGGATACGGATTTGAGCAGTGAATTCGGTGGATATCTGATACAGAAGATAGAAACCATCATGGGCCAGGAAAAGGCGTTATATAATGTCATAGCCCAAAAGGTATTCCAGGATGAACTCAAGAAAGCCCAGAGTCCGATTGAGGACTGTCTGGCCGGTAAATTTGTGCCCTTAAGCGACACTGTTATTTCCCGGGTTAACGGGCTGGTCTTTGTCCGTTACTGGGATAAGGGCGATAAAGTCGAGATAAAGATGGAGTTGATTGAGGTGGGCAAGGGGACGATACTCGGCTCGACCTCGCTGGAACTGCCCAAAGGCATGTTCCCGAAAGAGATAGCATACAAGCCGGGCAATGACTTGATTGCCGGTGAAGGGCTGAAGGCATTCGGTTCCGGCGCGTCATCCGGAGACTTAAAGATAAAGGTCTGGGCGGACAAGGGCGAGGGCAGTGTTTACAAGAAGGACGAGTCGGTCCAATTCCATTTCCGTTCCAACAAGGACTGTTATATTTATCTCTATCATATGGACGCGGCCGGTTCGGTGAAACTGCTTTTCCCAAATAGTTTTAATAAGGATAACCGGGTCAAGGCCAATCAGGTCTACAGCATTCCGGACGAGACCATGAACTTTGACTTGAAGATAACCGAGCCGCTGGGCGCGGAGATGGTCAAGGCCTTTGCCAGCCTGCAGCCGGTCAAGGATTTGGAAATCAAGCCGGATGAGGTTGGTTTCCGTGATATCGGCAAGATTATGGATGCCAAAACCAGGGGCATCATCACCCGTTCTATCGAAGCCGTGGCCAAAGAGGGATTTGCAGAAAACACTTGCATTATTACGACAATAAGATAG
- a CDS encoding macro domain-containing protein yields MAIKPETLARIQLLQGDITAMEVDAIVNAANNDLILGGGVAGAIRAKGGPAIQQECNKIGTIRVGEAAVTSAGTLKAKYVIHAASMSLGSDTTAVTLRNSVRNSLLKTEQYKITTIAFPAIGTGVAGFPVAGCARIMLDEVISYLGVKAHLTKVYFVLYDKITLQAFKDEFETMVKL; encoded by the coding sequence ATGGCAATAAAACCTGAAACTCTAGCCCGCATCCAACTGCTCCAGGGCGATATCACCGCAATGGAAGTGGATGCCATAGTCAATGCGGCTAATAATGATTTGATATTAGGCGGCGGCGTAGCTGGGGCCATCCGGGCCAAGGGCGGTCCGGCTATCCAGCAGGAATGCAACAAAATCGGGACGATTCGGGTGGGCGAGGCGGCCGTAACCTCAGCCGGGACTCTTAAGGCGAAATATGTCATTCACGCGGCCAGTATGTCATTGGGCAGTGATACCACAGCCGTGACACTCAGGAATTCAGTCCGCAACTCCCTTCTCAAGACCGAGCAATACAAGATAACCACGATTGCCTTTCCGGCTATAGGCACGGGCGTAGCCGGGTTTCCGGTGGCCGGCTGTGCCCGGATAATGCTGGATGAGGTCATTTCATATCTGGGTGTCAAGGCGCATCTGACCAAGGTCTATTTCGTGCTCTACGACAAAATAACTCTTCAGGCGTTCAAGGATGAGTTTGAGACGATGGTTAAATTATAG
- a CDS encoding pyruvate, phosphate dikinase has protein sequence MKKYLYFFGGKKTEGNGKLKDILGGKGANLAEMARLGLPVPPGFTVSTELCRIFYENKMKFPATLQKEFINYVRKLETASGKKFGDTVNPLLVSVRSGAKFSMPGMMDTILNLGLNDATVQTLIKLTKNESFVYDCYKRLLMMFGDVVLDIERKIFETVKSDGPSTIARYKDIILKHSGQPFPQDPIKQLEMARDAVFRSWNNQRAITYRNLYKISHDIGTAVNIQMMVFGNMGNDSATGVGFTRNPATGEKMFYGEYLTNAQGEDVVAGIRTPKPITELGQDMPAAFKQLKDITSRLELHYKDIQDFEFTIERAKLYMLQTRSGKRTGLAAIRIAVDMVKEKLIKPDEAVRRVEPLQLNQLLHPMFNPVERPRFKVIAKGLNASPGAASGKVYFSPDKVVEQAAKGERTILVRKETSPDDISGMYKAKGVLTATGGMTSHAAVVGRQMGKPSVVGCSALKVDEEKKLFSVGNVIVREGDYLSIDGATGEVMMGDVPTMESEVMQVIKGKLSPDQAPLYQYFATLLAWADKIRHLKVRANADIPLDAEYAMKFGAEGIGLCRTEHMFFAEDRLPIVQEMILATNKEDRVKALNKLLPLQRSDFKGLFETMKGYPVTIRTIDPPLHEFLPKREELMVEVATLKAQNCHPEHRSDHDSELGSGSNEMLKQVQHDRSAILTQKERLLARVNELHEFNPMMGHRGCRLGIVYPEITEMQVRAILEAASEVAKAGKTVVPEIMIPLVGHINEFTNQAMIVHRVASEVAKKTGIKIKYLVGTMIEIPRAAITADEIATQAQFFSFGTNDLTQMTFGFSRDDAGKFLHYYVDNKILANDPFVTIDQGGVGKLIRMATEKGRTTRPDLKVGICGEHGGDPESVIFCHSAGLNYVSASPFRVPIARLAAAHACLR, from the coding sequence ATGAAAAAGTATCTGTATTTCTTTGGCGGCAAGAAGACCGAAGGCAACGGCAAACTGAAAGACATCCTGGGCGGCAAGGGCGCCAACCTGGCTGAAATGGCCCGTCTGGGACTACCCGTCCCGCCCGGATTCACCGTCTCCACCGAACTCTGCCGCATCTTCTACGAAAACAAGATGAAATTCCCGGCTACCCTGCAAAAAGAATTCATCAACTACGTCCGTAAACTGGAAACCGCATCAGGCAAGAAATTCGGCGATACCGTCAATCCCCTGCTGGTCTCGGTCCGCTCCGGCGCCAAATTCTCCATGCCCGGGATGATGGACACCATCCTCAACCTGGGATTGAATGACGCCACGGTCCAGACATTAATCAAACTGACCAAAAACGAATCATTTGTCTATGACTGTTACAAACGCCTGCTGATGATGTTCGGCGACGTGGTCCTGGATATCGAACGCAAGATATTCGAGACCGTGAAATCAGACGGGCCGTCAACTATCGCCCGATACAAAGATATTATCCTCAAGCATTCCGGCCAGCCGTTTCCCCAGGACCCGATAAAGCAATTAGAGATGGCGCGCGATGCGGTCTTCCGCTCCTGGAACAACCAGCGGGCCATTACCTACCGCAACCTCTATAAAATCTCGCACGACATCGGCACAGCCGTCAATATCCAGATGATGGTCTTCGGCAATATGGGCAACGACTCGGCTACCGGCGTGGGATTCACCCGCAACCCGGCTACCGGAGAAAAGATGTTCTACGGCGAATATCTGACCAATGCCCAGGGCGAAGACGTGGTCGCCGGCATCCGCACCCCCAAGCCCATCACCGAATTAGGCCAGGATATGCCGGCGGCATTCAAGCAACTAAAGGACATCACCTCGCGGCTGGAACTCCATTACAAAGACATCCAGGACTTTGAGTTCACCATCGAACGCGCCAAGCTCTATATGCTCCAGACCCGGAGCGGCAAACGCACCGGCCTGGCCGCTATCCGGATTGCCGTGGATATGGTCAAGGAGAAACTGATTAAACCGGACGAAGCCGTCAGACGCGTGGAACCGCTCCAACTCAACCAGCTCCTGCATCCGATGTTCAATCCGGTTGAACGCCCCAGATTCAAGGTCATTGCCAAGGGCCTGAACGCCTCGCCCGGCGCCGCATCAGGCAAGGTCTACTTCTCGCCGGATAAGGTTGTGGAACAGGCTGCTAAAGGCGAACGCACCATCCTGGTCCGCAAGGAAACCTCTCCGGACGATATCTCCGGAATGTACAAAGCAAAGGGAGTCCTGACCGCCACCGGCGGAATGACCTCGCACGCGGCTGTGGTCGGCCGCCAGATGGGCAAACCCAGCGTGGTCGGCTGCTCGGCCCTTAAGGTGGACGAAGAGAAAAAGTTGTTCTCGGTAGGCAATGTTATTGTCAGGGAGGGCGACTATCTCTCTATTGACGGCGCCACCGGCGAGGTCATGATGGGCGACGTGCCCACTATGGAATCCGAGGTCATGCAGGTAATCAAGGGCAAGTTATCGCCGGACCAGGCACCGCTCTACCAGTATTTCGCCACCCTGCTGGCCTGGGCTGATAAAATCAGGCACTTGAAAGTCAGGGCCAATGCCGATATCCCGCTCGATGCCGAATACGCCATGAAATTCGGGGCTGAGGGCATCGGCCTGTGCCGGACCGAACATATGTTCTTTGCCGAAGACCGCCTGCCCATTGTCCAGGAAATGATTCTGGCAACCAACAAAGAAGACCGGGTCAAGGCGCTCAATAAACTGCTCCCGCTCCAGAGGAGCGATTTCAAGGGACTCTTCGAAACCATGAAGGGCTATCCGGTCACCATCCGCACCATAGACCCGCCTCTGCACGAATTCCTGCCCAAACGCGAGGAACTCATGGTCGAGGTGGCCACGTTAAAGGCGCAAAATTGTCACCCTGAACACCGCAGTGACCACGACAGTGAACTTGGTTCAGGGTCTAATGAGATGCTGAAACAAGTTCAGCATGACAGGTCAGCTATTCTTACGCAGAAAGAGCGTCTCTTAGCCCGGGTCAACGAGCTCCACGAATTCAATCCGATGATGGGACACCGGGGCTGCCGGCTGGGCATTGTCTATCCGGAAATCACCGAGATGCAGGTCCGGGCCATACTTGAAGCGGCCAGCGAGGTAGCCAAGGCCGGCAAGACTGTAGTCCCGGAAATAATGATACCCTTGGTCGGTCACATCAACGAATTTACCAATCAGGCAATGATTGTCCACCGGGTGGCGTCAGAGGTAGCCAAGAAAACCGGCATCAAAATCAAATATCTGGTCGGCACCATGATAGAGATACCGCGGGCCGCGATTACGGCTGACGAGATTGCCACTCAGGCCCAATTCTTCTCATTCGGCACCAATGACCTGACCCAGATGACCTTCGGATTTTCCCGGGACGATGCCGGGAAATTCCTGCACTACTATGTGGACAACAAGATTCTGGCCAATGACCCCTTTGTTACTATTGACCAGGGCGGCGTGGGCAAACTAATCAGGATGGCAACGGAAAAAGGCCGGACGACCAGGCCGGATCTGAAGGTGGGGATTTGCGGTGAGCACGGGGGCGACCCTGAATCCGTCATCTTCTGCCATTCAGCCGGGCTGAACTATGTCTCGGCATCGCCGTTCCGGGTGCCCATAGCCCGTCTGGCCGCGGCCCATGCCTGCCTGAGGTAG
- a CDS encoding tetratricopeptide repeat protein: MRKIITLLFAIALLIGCNTPSNQIETDKNNLSEELCKKGNSLLESGKLEEAINAYNRAIEIAPNNLNALNNKGYLLILLGRLEEALTFTNKSLELIPDNVMLLCNKGVALTGLKKYNEAVEVFDRAITINPNYGKAWHSKGYALVASGQINDGLKCLNKALELIPDDALIWCDQGDVLLHINRFDESLKYCEKALILNSNLAQAWKIKGLVLAKLSKWNESLDALDKTIEFGLKDNMVWYNKGVVLISLNRFDNAIEAFDMAIKLNRNDANSWYNKGAVLVTLGKDNKALIAFNEAIELNPNLAEAWLNKGCVLGKMEDFDESLKALDKSVKLNPKYAEAYQSRGLTKYKKKDYNGAIADWEQAIKLKPAYEKELRGPFADIYYYRGNDKFKNDDYTGAITDWEQAIKLKPAYERQLLPEIERAKRRK, translated from the coding sequence ATGCGCAAAATAATTACCCTTTTATTCGCAATAGCATTACTAATCGGATGCAACACCCCGTCTAATCAAATAGAGACGGATAAAAATAACTTATCCGAGGAATTGTGTAAAAAAGGAAATTCCCTGCTTGAATCAGGCAAACTGGAAGAGGCAATCAACGCATATAATAGAGCTATAGAGATTGCCCCAAACAATCTTAATGCATTGAATAATAAAGGATATCTATTAATTCTTTTGGGTCGACTTGAAGAGGCGTTAACATTTACAAATAAATCTTTAGAGCTTATTCCTGATAACGTGATGTTACTATGCAATAAAGGTGTTGCTTTAACAGGATTAAAGAAATATAACGAAGCCGTTGAAGTTTTTGATAGAGCAATAACGATTAACCCGAATTATGGTAAAGCATGGCATAGCAAAGGATACGCATTAGTTGCTTCGGGACAGATTAACGATGGGCTTAAATGTTTGAATAAGGCATTAGAACTTATTCCAGATGATGCCTTGATATGGTGTGATCAAGGAGACGTTCTACTCCATATAAACAGATTTGACGAGTCACTTAAGTACTGCGAAAAAGCATTGATACTTAACTCCAATCTGGCTCAAGCATGGAAAATTAAAGGATTGGTTTTGGCAAAACTTAGTAAATGGAATGAATCATTGGATGCATTAGATAAGACCATAGAATTTGGCTTAAAAGACAATATGGTATGGTATAATAAAGGAGTTGTGTTAATCAGTTTAAATAGATTTGACAATGCAATTGAAGCATTTGATATGGCTATAAAACTTAACAGGAACGATGCCAACTCGTGGTATAATAAAGGAGCCGTTTTAGTCACTTTAGGCAAGGATAATAAAGCGCTTATTGCTTTTAACGAAGCCATAGAACTTAACCCCAATTTAGCTGAAGCATGGCTTAACAAAGGATGTGTTTTAGGCAAGATGGAAGATTTTGATGAATCACTCAAAGCATTGGACAAATCTGTTAAACTCAACCCCAAATATGCTGAAGCATATCAAAGTCGTGGATTAACCAAATACAAGAAAAAAGATTATAACGGTGCTATTGCCGATTGGGAACAGGCCATAAAACTTAAACCTGCGTATGAAAAAGAACTAAGGGGTCCATTTGCTGACATTTATTATTATCGTGGGAATGATAAGTTTAAAAATGATGACTACACCGGAGCTATTACCGACTGGGAACAGGCCATAAAACTTAAACCTGCATATGAAAGACAATTGTTACCAGAAATTGAACGAGCAAAAAGAAGGAAGTAG
- a CDS encoding tryptophanase, with protein MSMLPPFKIKSVEPVYTTTRDYRIKRIKQVGYNPFLLPATDITIDLLTDSGTSAMSDRQWAGLMMGDESYAGSSNFKHLKDAVQDIMGFPYTIPAHQGRGAEKILDRALVKRGQIIPGNMHFDTTKAHIEDVGGRAVDCTIKEIYDSQSTYPFKGNIDLDKLETAIKQDPANVAYVLITITCNSGGGQPVSLANIKAVARIARRYNCLIFIDAARFAENAHFIRERENGYKKWTVKQIAHEIFSVVDGCTMSAKKDALVNIGGFIGLKSKALYQKMVPLCVLLEGFPTYGGMNGRDMEAIAIGLNEGIDENYLRHRTGQVANLGEQMKKSNIPVLVPFGGHAVYIDAKKFFPHIKREHFPGQALVIEFYIEGGIRVVGIDAVLAGRDPDTGKNVFPELELVRLAIPRRVYMKEHLDYVAECATRIWQRRKLVRGVRFDFESPIMRHFQSTFKPI; from the coding sequence ATGTCTATGTTACCTCCTTTCAAGATTAAAAGCGTGGAGCCGGTTTACACCACCACCCGCGATTACCGCATCAAGAGAATCAAACAGGTCGGCTACAACCCGTTCCTCCTGCCGGCCACGGATATCACCATTGACCTCTTAACCGACAGCGGCACCAGCGCCATGTCCGACCGCCAGTGGGCCGGGCTGATGATGGGCGACGAGAGTTACGCCGGTAGTTCCAACTTCAAGCACCTCAAAGACGCGGTCCAGGACATCATGGGTTTCCCCTACACCATTCCGGCCCATCAGGGACGCGGGGCCGAGAAAATCCTGGACCGGGCATTGGTTAAAAGAGGCCAGATTATCCCGGGTAATATGCACTTTGATACCACCAAGGCCCATATCGAAGACGTGGGCGGCCGGGCTGTGGACTGCACCATAAAAGAAATCTACGATTCACAATCCACCTATCCCTTCAAGGGCAATATCGACCTGGATAAACTGGAAACCGCCATCAAGCAGGACCCGGCCAACGTGGCCTACGTCCTGATTACCATCACCTGCAACTCAGGCGGCGGACAACCCGTATCACTGGCTAATATCAAGGCCGTGGCGCGCATCGCCCGGAGATACAACTGCCTGATCTTCATTGACGCGGCCCGTTTTGCCGAGAACGCGCATTTCATCAGGGAGCGGGAAAACGGATACAAAAAATGGACCGTCAAGCAGATTGCCCACGAGATATTTTCCGTGGTGGACGGCTGCACCATGAGCGCCAAGAAGGACGCCCTGGTCAATATCGGCGGATTCATCGGCCTCAAGAGCAAGGCACTCTACCAGAAAATGGTCCCGCTGTGCGTCCTGCTGGAAGGATTCCCCACCTACGGCGGCATGAACGGCCGGGATATGGAGGCCATTGCCATCGGACTCAATGAAGGCATTGACGAGAATTACCTCCGGCACCGGACCGGCCAGGTAGCCAATCTCGGCGAGCAGATGAAGAAAAGCAACATCCCGGTCTTAGTGCCCTTCGGCGGCCACGCGGTCTATATTGACGCCAAGAAATTCTTCCCGCACATCAAGCGGGAGCATTTCCCGGGCCAGGCATTAGTCATAGAATTCTATATTGAAGGCGGAATCCGGGTGGTGGGAATCGACGCGGTCCTGGCCGGCCGCGACCCTGACACGGGGAAAAATGTATTCCCGGAACTGGAACTGGTTCGGTTGGCTATCCCCAGACGGGTCTATATGAAGGAACACCTGGATTACGTGGCCGAATGCGCAACCAGAATCTGGCAACGCCGCAAGCTGGTCCGGGGCGTGCGATTTGACTTCGAGTCACCCATCATGCGGCACTTCCAATCAACCTTTAAACCGATATAA